One Candidatus Lernaella stagnicola DNA window includes the following coding sequences:
- a CDS encoding DUF4091 domain-containing protein: protein MWKRFFLLIVAVGLCLAMVGPAAAEYLVGLTHGTNKHRPEFSFEPADTYHLFAAQNEWEPFQVLVRDDAGVTDVDVDISPFSGPGDDITEVEAYRVHYLEVTADRISHQPPDPNSAGYWPDALVPFVDHFVGEIRAGAPFDVAADFAQAVFVDVFVPEDQTPGDYTATVTVTATDRATWTGTVTLTVWDFALPDQLSIDSNYGYSRSTPCSWHGNNGGTTDCDTLNLYYYEEFARHRMGIYSWRMTSPTATWNDATNTFDWDWTEFDTLHAPYLDGGFYRDYAFTGMRLPGPQGGRPGHVTPADWEREYWKGWGDHFEAMGWIDKIWYYMPDEPDPAQYPSLRDLSQRIHNAHPGLQPMVTEQYEEDLDGDIDIWCPDEPLFSDSMPWPPYPEKYDEVRDAGMKTWWYNCVSATTGFGYASHMIDQESTHMRAWLWLTRRYHFQGILFWHTLYNYRGGQDLWSDNFAYQFVCQGDGTMIYPGVVSKIGGSSDIPVASLRMKYLREGMEDYEYFHLLDLAGYEDWVDGVTLTVAPKTWQFERDWERVLDWRRKVAEKILGELDEIPPAAPTDVDGTPDIEAVELTWTAPTAPDLAGYEIWYAIYEGDELFGGMVDANATGARLLGLMPGRDHVIWVQAFDLNGNRSAPSEEITVRTLAEGDDDNGDDDDQHNRNGVSAEGITAGDDDGGGNAAGDDDDDGDQNAGCGGI from the coding sequence ATGTGGAAGCGATTTTTCCTGCTGATAGTGGCGGTCGGTTTGTGCTTGGCGATGGTCGGTCCGGCGGCGGCGGAGTATCTGGTCGGCCTTACCCACGGTACAAATAAGCACCGGCCTGAATTTTCCTTTGAGCCGGCCGACACCTACCATTTGTTCGCCGCTCAAAACGAATGGGAGCCGTTTCAAGTACTCGTGCGCGACGATGCGGGCGTGACCGATGTGGATGTGGATATCTCGCCCTTTAGCGGGCCCGGCGACGACATCACCGAGGTCGAAGCCTACCGCGTGCACTACCTGGAAGTGACAGCGGACAGAATCAGTCACCAGCCGCCTGATCCAAACAGTGCCGGCTATTGGCCCGACGCTCTCGTGCCCTTCGTCGACCATTTCGTCGGCGAAATCCGTGCCGGCGCACCCTTTGATGTCGCCGCCGATTTCGCCCAGGCGGTCTTTGTCGACGTGTTCGTACCCGAGGACCAAACGCCCGGCGACTACACCGCGACGGTGACGGTCACGGCGACCGATCGCGCGACGTGGACCGGTACCGTTACGCTGACGGTGTGGGATTTCGCGCTGCCCGACCAACTTTCGATCGACAGCAACTACGGCTACAGTCGCAGCACGCCCTGCTCCTGGCACGGCAACAACGGCGGCACGACCGATTGCGACACCCTTAATCTTTACTACTACGAAGAATTCGCCCGGCACCGCATGGGCATCTACAGTTGGAGAATGACCTCGCCGACGGCGACCTGGAACGATGCCACCAACACCTTCGATTGGGATTGGACGGAATTCGACACCCTGCATGCGCCGTACCTCGACGGCGGTTTCTACCGCGATTACGCCTTCACCGGCATGCGCCTGCCGGGCCCGCAGGGCGGTCGACCAGGGCATGTAACCCCGGCCGATTGGGAGCGCGAGTACTGGAAGGGGTGGGGCGATCACTTCGAGGCGATGGGGTGGATCGACAAGATTTGGTACTACATGCCCGACGAGCCGGACCCCGCGCAGTATCCGTCGTTGCGGGATCTATCGCAGCGCATCCACAATGCGCATCCCGGCCTGCAGCCGATGGTTACCGAGCAATACGAGGAAGATCTCGACGGCGACATCGACATCTGGTGCCCGGACGAACCGCTGTTCTCCGACAGCATGCCGTGGCCGCCTTATCCCGAAAAGTACGACGAAGTGCGCGACGCCGGGATGAAAACCTGGTGGTACAACTGCGTGAGCGCCACGACCGGCTTCGGCTACGCCTCGCACATGATCGACCAAGAATCGACCCACATGCGAGCGTGGCTGTGGCTGACACGCCGGTACCATTTCCAAGGCATTTTGTTCTGGCACACCTTGTACAACTACCGTGGCGGGCAGGACCTGTGGAGCGATAATTTCGCGTATCAGTTCGTCTGCCAGGGCGACGGCACGATGATCTACCCAGGCGTCGTGAGCAAAATCGGCGGCTCGTCCGACATTCCCGTCGCCTCGTTGCGCATGAAGTATTTGCGCGAGGGAATGGAAGATTACGAGTATTTCCACCTGCTGGACCTGGCCGGGTACGAAGACTGGGTGGACGGCGTAACGCTCACCGTGGCGCCGAAAACCTGGCAGTTCGAGCGTGACTGGGAACGCGTGCTGGATTGGCGGCGCAAGGTGGCCGAGAAAATCCTTGGCGAACTGGACGAAATACCGCCCGCCGCGCCCACCGATGTGGACGGCACGCCGGATATCGAGGCCGTTGAACTCACGTGGACGGCGCCCACCGCGCCGGATTTGGCGGGGTACGAAATTTGGTACGCGATTTACGAAGGCGATGAACTCTTCGGTGGCATGGTCGACGCCAACGCGACGGGCGCGCGGCTGCTGGGCCTCATGCCCGGACGCGACCACGTTATCTGGGTGCAGGCGTTTGACCTGAATGGGAACCGCTCCGCGCCCAGCGAGGAAATCACCGTGCGGACGCTTGCCGAAGGCGACGACGACAACGGCGACGACGATGACCAGCACAATCGTAACGGAGTCAGCGCCGAAGGCATTACCGCCGGTGACGACGACGGCGGTGGCAACGCCGCGGGAGATGATGATGACGACGGCGACCAAAACGCCGGCTGTGGAGGGATTTGA